Proteins found in one Pempheris klunzingeri isolate RE-2024b chromosome 6, fPemKlu1.hap1, whole genome shotgun sequence genomic segment:
- the ak4 gene encoding adenylate kinase 4, mitochondrial — MAKLFRAAIMGPPGSGKGTISKRIAQSFGLQYLSSGHYLRESIAANTEAGLLVKTYVERSMLVPDHVMTRLMLPRLEQLSGHSWLLDGFPRTLEQARALNNLCQLDLVISLNIPYETLKERLSDRWIHPASGRVYNMGFNPPRVQGKDDITGEPLIQHDDDKPEALMARLRHYKDVAKPVISLYKSQGILHSFSGTETDRIWPYINSLLTAKMHTQPSDACQTQTP; from the exons ATGGCCAAGTTATTCCGAGCAGCTATCATGGGTCCACCAGGATCGGGGAAAGGCACGATATCCAAGAGGATTGCGCAAAGCTTTGGCCTGCAGTATCTGTCCAGTGGCCACTACCTACGAGAGAGCATAGCGGCAAATACAG AGGCAGGTCTGCTGGTGAAGACCTATGTAGAAAGAAGCATGCTGGTGCCTGACCATGTGATGACCAGACTGATGCTGCCCAGACTGGAACAGCTGAGCGGCCACAGCTGGCTGCTGGATG GTTTTCCCCGGACTCTGGAGCAGGCTCGAGCTCTGAATAATTTGTGTCAGCTCGACCTGGTCATCAGCCTCAACATCCCCTACGAGACTCTGAAGGAGAGACTGAGCGACCGCTGGATCCACCCAGCCAGTGGCAGAGTCTACAACATGGGCTTCAACCCGCCACGAGTGCAG GGTAAGGATGACATCACCGGGGAGCCACTGATTCAGCATGATGATGACAAACCAGAAGCCCTGATGGCCAGACTGAGACACTACAAAGATGTGGCCAAGCCTGTCATATCCTTATACAA GTCTCAGGGAATCCTGCACTCATTCTCTGGTACAGAGACGGACAGGATTTGGCCTTATATCAACTCTCTCCTCACCGCCaagatgcacacacagccatcaGATGCATGTCAAACTCAAACACCCTGA